AATTGGTCAGAAGAGAAGTTCAAATCATTACGCCGGTGAATAGTACCCATCGATTTATTCTGCAAGCGATCGAAAAAAGTACCCTGCAAAATCTCATATTCGATCATTAGGCATTCGCCAATCATTGTGCGATGGCGGCAGCGCTCGGCGTTATTCTGCAATTACCGCCTTTGAAGCAGATGATGGCGAGTAACCAATTCAAATCGATCTATCTGGATAAGTTATTGTCAAACCAACATGCGCAAAACCAATAAATCCCATCGCTTCTCCACCGATCTTGTTAAAGGGTACACCATCTGGTGGAATAGCAAACTATAGTATGCTTCCGCTTGTTGTAGTTATGCTTGCCCTATCTTAACGGGAAAGAAAGCAATAAAAAGCAGGCAGAATAGCAAAACAGTATGGTGAATCATTAAAATATACAATTCATCTATATTAGGTATCATCGAATTAAGGTACTCATGGCAGAGTAGACAGCATCCTATCATCAAAGGAGTGAATATCATGAGCGCAGGAAGCCGAATTTATCTTGATTTTCCCAGACCCAAGCGTGAACTCATAGAGCAGTTTCGCGGAATTCCCGTCGCGAACCTCGACGACTGCATGAATCGAACCGCGGCTGTCGCTGCCGAAATTCGTCCCTATGGTAAAAAAGAGCTGCTCGGGATTGCCTTCACCGTGCAAATTCCGGAAGGTGATAACCTCATGGTGCACAAAGCGCTGGATTTGGCCCAACCTGGCGATGTTCTTGTGGTCGCGGCTGGCGGCTTTCTCAACCGCAGCATTGTGGGTGAGTTAATGTCTCATTACTGCCAAATCCGCGGCTTAGCCGGCATCATCATCGATGGCAGCATTCGCGACGCAGAGGCCCTCGCTGCCATGGATTATCCGGTTTATGCCCGTGGTGTTTCTCCCAACGGTCCCTACAAAAACGGGCCCGGCGAAATCAACACGCCCATTTGTTTTGCCGGGCAAATGGTTTTCCCGGGTGATCTGGTCATAGGGGATGGCGATGGCTTGCTGTTTGTTCGTCCCGCCGATGCGGAACAAATTTTACGCGACGTCAGACTTCTCATGCAAAAAGAAGCAGAGACGATTGAAATGCAAAATCGAAGCAAAACTTACCCACGCCCCTGGGTCGATGCCAAACTTCAGGAAATCGGCTGCGAAATCGTCGACTTTATCGACTGGCGAAAAAAATAAGATTTTTAATTTAAGAACAGTCCCTGTATTTATGACCTTTTTCGGAAAACTGCTTAGAAACGAACAAACGAGCTTTCAAAGCCATTGATTCGGCTTGGAAAGCTCGTTTTGTAGCTATTTCTATAGAGTCAAAGCTTTCGCTTTCGCGATGGCTTCCATTTCTGCTTGCTCTTTGAGATAATCGGCATAACCCGGGCTGAAAGGTCGTAAGTAGCCGTTCGAACCGGCATTGTCATTGCCGTGTTCTTTGATGATCACAATGGTGCGCCCTTTGTCTTGACCAAACGCTGCGGCGCAAGCCTCATCAAACCCATTACAAATGATGTTTTTCCCCTCAGGCGTCTTGCCGAATGTGGTATAAACAAACAGACATTTCATCGTTGCCGTCTGCTCATCCATGTTCTCTTTCTTGATTTCTTGGATCGATACAAATGAATGGTCTTCCGATACGCCAAAACCTTCCATACAGGCTTTTTTGGTGTGCTGAATCAGGATCTTTTTTTGTGC
The sequence above is drawn from the Negativicutes bacterium genome and encodes:
- a CDS encoding RraA family protein — its product is MSAGSRIYLDFPRPKRELIEQFRGIPVANLDDCMNRTAAVAAEIRPYGKKELLGIAFTVQIPEGDNLMVHKALDLAQPGDVLVVAAGGFLNRSIVGELMSHYCQIRGLAGIIIDGSIRDAEALAAMDYPVYARGVSPNGPYKNGPGEINTPICFAGQMVFPGDLVIGDGDGLLFVRPADAEQILRDVRLLMQKEAETIEMQNRSKTYPRPWVDAKLQEIGCEIVDFIDWRKK
- a CDS encoding 4-oxalocrotonate tautomerase family protein, which produces MAIAYAYIPEGYSPAQKKILIQHTKKACMEGFGVSEDHSFVSIQEIKKENMDEQTATMKCLFVYTTFGKTPEGKNIICNGFDEACAAAFGQDKGRTIVIIKEHGNDNAGSNGYLRPFSPGYADYLKEQAEMEAIAKAKALTL